One segment of Streptomyces sp. NBC_01463 DNA contains the following:
- a CDS encoding DUF6412 domain-containing protein, whose product MNRMRGALARLLRPAGLLLFFLTEVLLAEGGSLSAAVALAATAAAGTALVACSVISARCAVPVPRTRVRTAMRDREKRTAFLPQRDPDAKGRRRPRAPGRVLLTAA is encoded by the coding sequence ATGAACCGCATGCGCGGCGCCCTCGCCCGGCTGCTCCGCCCCGCAGGGCTGCTGCTCTTCTTCCTCACCGAGGTCCTGCTCGCCGAGGGCGGCAGCCTCTCCGCCGCGGTCGCGCTCGCCGCCACCGCGGCCGCCGGAACCGCACTCGTGGCCTGCTCGGTCATCAGCGCGCGCTGCGCCGTCCCGGTGCCCCGCACCCGGGTCCGTACCGCCATGCGCGACCGGGAGAAACGCACCGCGTTCCTCCCGCAGCGGGATCCCGACGCCAAGGGGCGCCGGCGACCCCGAGCCCCCGGCCGTGTCCTCCTGACGGCCGCGTAG
- a CDS encoding sodium:solute symporter family protein: MNAAVATSVFGVFMVATVALGLFAVRGRRGGEGGGLAEWSVGGRSLGTVFIWVLMAGEGYTSFSYLGAAGWGYNYGAPVLYVVAYMSCGYAVGYVVGPMLWAYARRHGLVGITDMVAHRFGRPWLGALTAVLATVFLLPYIQLQITGMGVVVSTISYGAISLNWAYFIAFAVTTGFVVVSGLRGSAWVSVLKDVLVIATLGFLAVYVPLHYFDGYGPFLDRLVTEKSEWLTFPGHGDSGLGQAWFITTSFLNSLTVVIFPTTVAGYLGARNADVLRRNAMWLPAYNVLLFVPMLLGMAALFVVPGLVGAESNLALFKLVVDSLPAWSVGIIGVAAALSSIVPMAVFMLVIGTMWGRSVLALVPRWERRQKGAAQVVVVIAGSLALLLTYTAPNTLVRLSLISYEGMAQLLPMVLLGLMWRRLTLLGALSGLVVGVGVVCGFVFTENDPVWGVNAGIVALGANLAVALVVTYAGPRERDERPDDEVLARDEIGDEIGDEEELSPKSDRV; the protein is encoded by the coding sequence GTGAACGCCGCCGTCGCGACCTCCGTCTTCGGGGTCTTCATGGTCGCCACCGTCGCCCTCGGACTGTTCGCCGTGCGCGGCAGACGCGGGGGAGAGGGCGGCGGGCTCGCCGAGTGGTCGGTGGGCGGGCGCAGCCTGGGGACCGTCTTCATCTGGGTGCTGATGGCCGGCGAGGGCTACACCAGCTTCAGCTACCTCGGCGCCGCCGGCTGGGGCTACAACTACGGGGCGCCGGTCCTGTACGTGGTCGCGTACATGTCCTGCGGTTACGCCGTCGGCTATGTCGTCGGGCCGATGCTCTGGGCGTACGCGCGCAGGCACGGACTCGTCGGGATCACCGACATGGTGGCCCACCGCTTCGGCCGGCCCTGGCTCGGCGCGCTCACCGCCGTCCTCGCGACCGTCTTCCTGCTCCCGTACATCCAGCTCCAGATCACCGGCATGGGCGTCGTCGTCTCGACGATCTCCTACGGCGCCATCAGCCTGAACTGGGCCTATTTCATCGCCTTCGCCGTCACCACCGGCTTCGTCGTCGTCAGCGGGCTGCGCGGCAGCGCGTGGGTGTCCGTCCTGAAGGACGTCCTGGTCATCGCCACGCTCGGCTTCCTCGCCGTGTACGTACCGCTGCACTACTTCGACGGCTACGGGCCCTTCCTCGACCGGCTCGTCACCGAGAAGAGCGAGTGGCTGACCTTCCCCGGCCACGGGGACAGCGGGCTCGGACAGGCCTGGTTCATCACCACCTCGTTCCTGAACTCCCTCACCGTCGTGATCTTCCCGACCACCGTCGCCGGCTACCTCGGCGCCAGGAACGCCGACGTGCTCCGGCGCAACGCGATGTGGCTGCCCGCCTACAACGTCCTGCTGTTCGTCCCGATGCTGCTCGGGATGGCGGCCCTCTTCGTCGTCCCCGGGCTCGTCGGGGCCGAGTCCAACCTCGCCCTCTTCAAGCTCGTCGTGGACTCGCTGCCGGCCTGGTCGGTCGGCATCATCGGCGTCGCCGCCGCGCTCTCCTCGATCGTGCCCATGGCCGTCTTCATGCTGGTCATCGGCACGATGTGGGGGCGCAGCGTGCTCGCGCTCGTGCCGCGCTGGGAACGGCGGCAGAAGGGCGCGGCCCAGGTCGTCGTCGTGATCGCGGGCAGCCTCGCCCTCCTGCTCACGTACACCGCGCCCAACACCCTCGTGCGGCTCTCCCTCATCTCGTACGAGGGGATGGCACAGCTGCTCCCCATGGTGCTGCTGGGGCTGATGTGGCGGCGGCTGACGCTGCTCGGGGCGCTGAGCGGGCTGGTCGTCGGGGTGGGTGTGGTGTGCGGGTTCGTGTTCACGGAGAACGATCCGGTGTGGGGCGTGAACGCGGGCATCGTCGCGCTCGGCGCCAACCTGGCCGTCGCGCTGGTGGTGACGTACGCGGGGCCGCGCGAGCGTGACGAGCGGCCGGACGACGAGGTCCTCGCACGGGACGAGATCGGGGACGAGATCGGGGACGAGGAGGAGCTGTCCCCGAAATCCGATCGTGTATAA
- a CDS encoding class E sortase has protein sequence MRERIPVVVQRDPRRRRLAARGLWTSAELVVTLGVVLLLLVAHQLWWTNRQARAEAAHTVQDLQRDWGDPEEGEGTDTGPAVPDPSDPAGADASREPADDSPAVGAGERDAAASAPRRSQAYAVIRIPRIGLTAPVAQGISKRGVLDKGYAGHYPGTAQPGGSGNFALAGHRNTHGEPFRYINRLRSGDRITVETRDAVYTYTVDKTLARTLPGDGGVVAAVPRSNVKPYVGYRAAGSYLTLTTCTPEFTSRYRLVVWGKLTGVRGR, from the coding sequence ATGCGTGAGCGGATACCGGTGGTCGTGCAGCGCGACCCGCGTCGGAGGCGGCTGGCCGCGCGCGGACTGTGGACGAGCGCCGAGCTGGTGGTGACCCTCGGCGTCGTCCTGCTGCTGCTCGTCGCCCACCAGCTGTGGTGGACCAACCGCCAGGCCCGCGCCGAAGCCGCCCACACCGTGCAGGACCTCCAGCGCGACTGGGGGGACCCGGAGGAAGGGGAGGGGACGGATACCGGGCCCGCGGTGCCGGACCCGTCGGACCCGGCGGGGGCGGATGCGTCCCGGGAGCCCGCGGACGACAGCCCCGCCGTGGGGGCGGGGGAGCGTGACGCCGCCGCGTCCGCGCCCCGCCGGTCCCAGGCGTACGCCGTCATCCGGATTCCGCGCATCGGGCTGACCGCGCCCGTCGCCCAGGGCATCAGCAAGCGAGGCGTCCTCGACAAGGGGTACGCCGGCCACTACCCCGGTACCGCGCAGCCCGGCGGCTCCGGGAACTTCGCGCTCGCCGGGCACCGCAACACCCACGGCGAACCGTTCCGCTACATCAACCGGCTGCGCTCCGGCGACCGGATCACCGTCGAGACCCGGGACGCCGTCTACACGTACACCGTCGACAAGACCCTCGCCCGGACCCTGCCGGGCGACGGCGGGGTCGTCGCCGCCGTGCCGCGCAGCAATGTGAAGCCGTACGTGGGCTACCGGGCGGCCGGGTCCTATCTGACCCTGACTACGTGCACGCCGGAATTCACCTCCCGCTACCGGCTGGTGGTGTGGGGGAAGCTCACCGGCGTACGCGGGCGCTGA
- a CDS encoding SEC-C domain-containing protein → MRPDTPADHTTEAERLLRTAAQYPEDHEPLLLQAAAHLELAGDRARATTLYDSLLSDPDTEHPHLVKALNAANLWEYGHEAEARAIIDGIRAAGPLEAAPWEIAAETLEAHDELEAAHDYFSTALTLLIAPGEEVPYATQSLLTGRHRVRRLMGVTHDAWDELADTLHTAAVPLDELHDPKRLWALGSSDPGELRAEITRLRAELGTYRTALSRPFPVAVLHWPENELRELLTAYPGLATEYTSHADHLSRLEAALRDLHATGTPNLGIVTGTVPSYEAFAASEAASPSDPDLLPQYATTLAARGRAVPWPPARSAACWCGSGRSYRDCHGGA, encoded by the coding sequence ATGCGCCCCGACACGCCTGCCGACCACACCACCGAAGCCGAGCGCCTGCTGCGCACCGCGGCGCAGTACCCCGAGGACCACGAACCGCTGCTCCTCCAGGCGGCGGCCCATCTGGAACTCGCCGGCGACCGCGCCCGCGCCACGACGCTCTACGACTCCCTGCTCAGCGACCCCGACACCGAGCACCCCCACCTGGTGAAGGCGCTCAACGCCGCCAACCTGTGGGAGTACGGCCACGAGGCCGAGGCCCGCGCGATCATCGACGGCATCCGCGCGGCCGGCCCGCTGGAGGCGGCCCCCTGGGAGATCGCGGCCGAGACCCTGGAGGCCCACGACGAGCTCGAAGCGGCCCACGACTACTTCTCGACGGCCCTCACCCTGCTCATCGCCCCGGGCGAGGAGGTGCCGTACGCCACACAGTCACTGCTGACCGGCCGGCACCGCGTCCGCCGGCTGATGGGCGTCACGCACGACGCCTGGGACGAGCTGGCCGACACCCTGCACACGGCGGCGGTCCCGCTGGACGAGCTGCACGACCCGAAGCGGCTGTGGGCGCTCGGCTCCTCGGACCCGGGCGAGCTGCGGGCCGAGATCACCCGCCTCCGCGCGGAACTGGGCACGTACCGCACGGCGCTGTCCCGCCCGTTCCCGGTGGCGGTGCTGCACTGGCCGGAGAACGAACTGCGCGAACTCCTCACCGCGTACCCGGGCCTCGCCACGGAGTACACCTCCCACGCCGACCACCTGTCCCGCCTGGAGGCGGCCCTGCGCGACCTCCACGCGACGGGCACCCCGAACCTCGGCATCGTGACCGGCACGGTCCCGTCGTACGAGGCCTTCGCCGCCTCCGAGGCCGCCTCCCCATCCGACCCGGACCTGCTCCCCCAGTACGCGACGACCCTGGCGGCCCGCGGCCGCGCGGTCCCGTGGCCGCCGGCGAGGAGCGCGGCGTGCTGGTGCGGCTCGGGTCGTTCGTACCGGGACTGCCACGGGGGCGCGTAG
- a CDS encoding DUF3311 domain-containing protein, translating to MLRRRPQLLWLLVPYVLYLGALPFVNRVRPVVLGLPFLFFWLLGATVLTPVAVWLTRRGDRR from the coding sequence GTGCTCAGACGACGTCCGCAGTTGTTGTGGTTGCTGGTCCCCTATGTGCTCTACCTGGGGGCGCTGCCGTTCGTGAACCGGGTCCGGCCCGTCGTTCTCGGACTGCCGTTCCTCTTCTTCTGGCTGCTCGGGGCGACCGTGCTGACCCCCGTCGCCGTGTGGCTGACCCGGCGGGGTGACCGCCGGTGA
- a CDS encoding YidC/Oxa1 family membrane protein insertase: MSAFMSAFASLVGAFADLLHPLFQNASTAAAIVLFTALVRLAVHPLSRAAARGQKAQRRLQPQIAELRKKHKKNPERMQKALMELHKEEKVSPLSGCLPSLLQMPAFFLLYHLFSSQKIGGDANELLGHQLFGAPLGERWRDAMADGGMFGAQGLVYVGLFVIVAAVATFNYGRTKRQMAANPVTPATGPDGQPVPGMGAMAKVMPLMSFFTLFTVAFVPLAAALYVVTSTTWTAIERAYLYRDMPAAGAAMATAA; the protein is encoded by the coding sequence ATGTCCGCCTTCATGTCCGCATTCGCCAGCCTGGTCGGCGCCTTCGCCGATCTGCTCCACCCGCTCTTCCAGAACGCGTCCACCGCCGCCGCGATCGTCCTGTTCACCGCGCTCGTACGGCTCGCCGTGCACCCCCTGTCGCGGGCCGCGGCGCGCGGACAGAAGGCGCAGCGCCGGCTCCAGCCGCAGATCGCCGAACTCCGCAAGAAGCACAAGAAGAACCCCGAGCGGATGCAGAAGGCGCTCATGGAGCTGCACAAGGAGGAGAAGGTCTCGCCGCTCTCCGGCTGCCTGCCGAGCCTCCTGCAGATGCCCGCCTTCTTCCTGCTCTACCACCTCTTCTCCAGCCAGAAGATCGGCGGCGACGCCAACGAACTCCTCGGCCACCAGCTCTTCGGCGCCCCGCTGGGCGAGCGCTGGCGCGACGCGATGGCCGACGGCGGGATGTTCGGCGCGCAGGGCCTCGTGTACGTCGGGCTGTTCGTGATCGTCGCCGCCGTCGCCACGTTCAACTACGGGCGGACGAAGCGGCAGATGGCGGCCAACCCCGTCACGCCGGCCACCGGCCCCGACGGACAGCCGGTCCCGGGCATGGGCGCGATGGCGAAGGTGATGCCGCTGATGTCCTTCTTCACGCTGTTCACCGTCGCCTTCGTGCCGCTGGCCGCCGCGCTGTACGTCGTCACCAGCACCACCTGGACCGCGATCGAGCGGGCCTACCTCTACCGCGACATGCCGGCCGCGGGCGCCGCCATGGCCACGGCGGCGTAA
- a CDS encoding fumarylacetoacetate hydrolase family protein, which yields MKLLRVGTAGAERPALLDEDGTLRDLSGVVADIDSALLADEDALARVRAAAAAPGELPVLDAEGLRVGPPLARIGKIVCIGLNYHDHATETGAQIPTEPILFFKAPDTVVGPEDTVLVPRGSEKTDWEVELAVVIGRTARYLDSAEEGLAHVAGYAVAHDVSEREFQIERGGTWDKGKNCETFNPLGPWLVTADEVADPQALPLKLWVNGELKQDGTTADQIFPVGEVVRYLSHFMTLYPGDVINTGTPAGVAMGQPEPKPYLRAGDVVELEVAGLGRQRQELKGA from the coding sequence TTGAAGTTGCTTCGTGTGGGTACAGCGGGCGCGGAACGTCCGGCACTGCTGGACGAGGACGGAACCCTGCGTGACCTGTCGGGAGTCGTCGCCGACATCGACAGCGCGCTGCTCGCCGACGAGGACGCGCTCGCCCGGGTACGGGCGGCCGCGGCCGCGCCCGGGGAGCTGCCCGTGCTCGACGCCGAGGGGCTGCGGGTGGGGCCGCCGCTCGCCCGGATCGGCAAGATCGTGTGCATCGGGCTGAACTACCACGACCACGCCACGGAGACCGGCGCCCAGATACCGACCGAGCCGATCCTGTTCTTCAAGGCGCCGGACACGGTCGTCGGTCCCGAGGACACGGTGCTCGTGCCGCGCGGCAGCGAGAAGACCGACTGGGAGGTCGAGCTCGCCGTCGTCATCGGGCGCACCGCCCGTTACCTGGACTCGGCCGAGGAGGGGCTCGCGCACGTCGCCGGGTACGCGGTGGCGCACGACGTCTCCGAGCGCGAGTTCCAGATCGAGCGCGGCGGCACGTGGGACAAGGGCAAGAACTGCGAGACGTTCAACCCGCTGGGGCCCTGGCTGGTGACGGCCGACGAGGTCGCCGACCCGCAGGCGCTGCCGCTGAAGCTCTGGGTCAACGGTGAGCTGAAGCAGGACGGCACGACGGCCGACCAGATCTTCCCGGTCGGCGAGGTCGTGCGCTACCTCAGCCACTTCATGACGCTCTACCCGGGCGACGTGATCAACACCGGGACGCCTGCGGGCGTCGCGATGGGGCAGCCGGAGCCGAAGCCGTACCTCCGGGCGGGGGATGTCGTGGAGCTCGAGGTCGCGGGGCTGGGGCGGCAGCGGCAGGAGCTGAAAGGCGCTTAG